Proteins from a genomic interval of Uloborus diversus isolate 005 chromosome 4, Udiv.v.3.1, whole genome shotgun sequence:
- the LOC129220872 gene encoding LOW QUALITY PROTEIN: uncharacterized protein K02A2.6-like (The sequence of the model RefSeq protein was modified relative to this genomic sequence to represent the inferred CDS: inserted 1 base in 1 codon), which produces MPQQVLKLSFYLKKFSLLMDIHMLLYLIMLKFFKVMNXHTYSSNHGIFQKFIAPGHPATNGLAERNVQTLKRKLKASFLEQTSIPFKVQNILFRYRATPLACGKSPAELYLNREFRIRLNSIFPYHPTTSKISSGPVRSFKVGERVQVRVFMNNRNVWQFGKVIKKFGSRHYLIKLDSGRQLKRHINQLHSTGVPMHLEEDPSRECRSNVSSDSRQRTVVFDVPRIPEKAPAISCDNQNAPAATQNTSQPVVPLPRRSQRNIRLPSYLRDYQLS; this is translated from the exons ATGCCCCAACAAGTTCTAAAACTATCCTTctacttgaaaaaattttctcttcTCATGGATATCCATATGTTATTGTATCTGATAATGCTCAAATTTTTCAAAGTGATGA TTCACACCTACAGTTCCAATCATGGAATTTTCCAAAAGTTTATAGCTCCAGGACACCCTGCAACAAATGGTCTTgcagaaagaaatgtgcaaaccttaaagaggaaattaaaagcttcattcCTCGAACAAACTTCAATACCATTCAAggttcaaaacatattgtttcgctATAGAGCAACCCCTCTAGCTTGTGGCAAGTCTCCAGCTGAATTATATCTAAACAGAGAATTTCGTATTCGCTTGAACTCTATCTTCCCATATCATCcaacaacatcaaaaatttccAGTGGTCCTGTGAGATCTTTTAAAGTGGGGGAGAGAGTCCAGGTTCGAGTCTTCATGAACAACCGAAACGTCTGGCAGTttggaaaagtaataaaaaagtttggTTCACGCCATTATTTGATTAAGCTAGACTCAGGACGACAACTAAAGCGACATATTAACCAACTGCATTCGACCGGTGTGCCAATGCATCTTGAGGAGGACCCTTCTCGAGAGTGCCGTTCTAATGTTTCCAGTGATTCAAGACAACGAACTGTGGTTTTTGATGTTCCACGGATTCCAGAGAAAGCTCCTGCAATCTCCTGTGACAACCAGAATGCTCCCGCGGCAACTCAGAATACCAGCCAACCTGTTGTGCCACTGCCTCGCCGTTCTCAAAGGAATATAAGACTTCCTTCATACCTAAGGGACTATCAATTGTCTTAA